CCGTGGGGGATTCCGACGATACTTCCTTTGGTGACTTTATTGAAGACAAGGCGGCGGAGAATCCCATGGAGGAAGCTTCCTTCTCTTTCCTGAAAGAAAAAATCAAGGATGTTCTGGACACCCTCACGGACCGTGAACGCGAAGTCATTGAACAGCGCTTCGGTCTCCGGGACGGCAGTCCCCGCACTCTGGAGGAAGTGGGCCGCCAGTTTAGCGTCACCCGCGAACGCATTCGCCAGATTGAAGCCAAAGCCCTCCGCAAGCTGCGCCATCCTACGCGCATCAGCAAGATCAAGGGATTCCTGGAAATGACGGAATCCTGACCGGATTTGCGCCGCATGCCGTGCTACGCTTCGTGGTCATGAAGACTTGCGTAGCTGCGGCATGCGGCATGTTTTTGTTACTGGTTTCCTGTTCCGGCAGCAGGGAATTCAAACCGGCGTTCAATCAGCCCCTTCAGCCCGTGATGCAGCCGGGCTTTGTGTATGTGGACCAGGTGGCTCCCCTGGTGAAGACTGATTTGAAATATGCAGGATATGACAATTTTGTAGGGCGTCCGCTGGACGGCTACCACGGCCGGCGCGCCATCCTGCGCATCCAGGCGGCGCAGGCGTTGAAAAAAGTCTCGGAAGATTTGTACAGGCAGGGTTACCTGCTGGAAATTGATGACGCCTACCGTCCCCATACCGCCGTGCTGGACATTTGCAAATGGGGAGCTGACGACGGGGATCAAAAGATGAAGTCCCGGTATTATCCCCATATTGACAAGGCCAAGGTGTTCGGAGACCACTATGTGCGCGATTTCTCGGAACATTCCCGGGGCGTGGCTGTGGATGTCTCCCTACTGTACGCCAGGACTGGCAAACCGGTGGACATGGGCGGCCATCATGACCTGCTGGATCCCAGTTCCGCCACGGACTCCACATTAGTGACTCCGTCCCAGCGCCGGAACAGGATGATTCTGAAAAAAGCTTTTGAAAAACAGGGGTTTGCCAATTATGCCCCGGAATGGTGGCATTACCGCCTGTTGAATGAGCCTGAACCTGCCCTGCATTATTACTTTCCCGTGTGGGACGGCATGGCTTCCGCAGGCCAACCGTAACATTTTCTGTTGCGAATGCGTCTTCCTCCTCTCTCCATTCCGGCGGGAGGAAGAGACTCCATGCGGGAAGATGAATTTCTACTCCTGGAAATAGCAGGGTGTTTTTAATGACAAACCGCCCTGCGGCGTTTCCAGATCAGGAATGCCATGCCGACTATTCCCAAAGAGGCAGAGGCCGGTTCCGGAATGGGGGCAAAGGCTGTTCCCATTTCCAGTGAAACGCCGTAGATGTTGGCATGGGTGGATTCGGAAGAAGTTCTTTTGGCCAACAGGATATCATTCTGGTAGTAATTGCCCAGGGTGGGGGTTCTGTTTTCCCCGATCAGCTGGCCGTCCAGCCATATCTGGAACAGGCCTTTGGAGCCGTCTTCCGTAGCGCCGCTGATGACAATCCTGAGATCATGAATTCCCTGGGTCATGAAGTGGCTGTTAGCGTCATCGTATGCGGCGCCATAAAGCAGAGTGCCGCTGGAGCCGTTGCCCCAGTAGATGCCGTCTTCCCCAATGGCCAGAAGTCCGGCCCCGTACAGTCCGTCTCCTAGGAATACTGTCAGGAAGTTGCTGCCGGGCGTCACTTCATCATGAACCATGCTCAGCTGAATGGAAAGGGTGATGGTTCGCGCTTCTCCGGCCGTATTTGCCGGCAGGGCCAACCGGAGCCAGTCAGAGGTGTTCTGAGGGGAGGAGAAGGAGAGGGTGGAGCCGTTGCTGCTCCACAGGTTGTCTGCTCCGGAGGATGCGTGTGTAAACGTGCCGAGAACGGCGCCAGAGGCGTTCTTGACTACGGGAGACGTTGTGGAGAGATCCGCGTGAAAGGTCAGATTTGCCCCGGAGCGTCTTTCAAGCCCCATGGTGCGTTGCCCCACGCCCAGAACGCGGGCGATGTTGCCGGCTACGATCAATTCCCCCTGCGCATTGGGATGCGCACCCCGGATGGTATCAATCATCGCTCCGTTGCTGGCGTAAAACCCCTGGGAAACGTCCGCGTACTGAACGCTGGATGTTGCGGTGGACCATCCGGAAACGGCTTGTTGAAGAAGGTTGTTATAGTTTGAAACGTTATTTACTCCCGCGCCAAGGGCTCCGTTGTTGCTGCCAACTGGCAGACAACCCATCACCACCACGTTCATATCCGGGTTGTATTCCTGGAGAGTGGTGACGATTCGTTGGATATTTTCCACGATTTGTTCATGAGTCTGGGCATATCCTTTCTGGCTCATGTCATAGAGATCGTTAATGCCTATCATGATGCAGGCGGTGGAAGCTTTGACGTCTCCGTACAGGGACTGGTAAGTGTCTCCCGTGTAGGTAACCAGCGAAGTGCCGTCATAAAACTGTTCGGAGGACTGGGTAAAGGGATTTTCAAGCCCCAGTTTAACAGAGAGCGGCCCCCTGTTTTTTTCAGGCATTACTGTTCCGGGATCCTGCCGGTACATGGCGTTAGCTTCATGGCCCGCGTATTGGTAGGAGCGCCCGCTGGCGGCGGATTCCGAGACATTGGAGAATTGTACGCCCATGTAGTCCGGCGTTTGGGATGAGACGTCCGTTCCCATGGCTGCTCCTTGCGTCGTCCCCATGGGGTTGTAACGGATTCCGTTGTCTACGAAGTTTTTAAACAGGGAATAACGGTAACTGGCGACTTTCCCGGCAAGAAAACTTCCTCCTTGGGTAATGGAATCGCCAATAAAAATGACGCCGCCCGGATCTGCGGCCGCGGCTGTTGAAAATATTCCGGAAGCAATGCAGGAAAGGAGGAAGAGAGAACGTTTCATGGTAAAACTTAAAAGAAAAAGAGAAAAACAGCCTTGGCTGGGCCAAGGCTGGAAATTAAAGATGAAGAGGATTTGTTTCCTTGTCCGGTTTAGGCCCGGCGGCGTCTGTTGAAGCACAGGATACCCAGTCCTAGCAGACCAAGGGTGGCCGTTGCCGGTTCCGGAACAATTTCAGCGTAGAAGTCGGCTACTTCCTCCGCTGTCAGCCTGGTATCATGAAGATACAGATTATGCAGCGTGAAGGAGGTTCCCTGGTTCCCGGAGCTGTTGTTGCCGATGCAGTACTGATTGGTATTCAGGCTCGACCCATAAAGGCCCGAAATAAACGCCTCCTCTTGGCCGTTAATGTAGAGCAATGTTCCATTCTGCCCGTTTTTTGTTCCCATGGTCACCGTCAGGGTGAAGGTCCCTTCCGGAATGCTGATGGCCCGGTTATTCGCGTTGCTCCACTGGACATTGTTCCACATGCCCGTCATTTTTGACTGGTCGCTGGAGCTGAGGCATAATCCCCATGTATTTGACGAAGTAAACAAGGCGTTCAGCGTATTGCCGGAGTTTCCTCCGGGCTGAAGGCCGGAGATGGTCATGGTCAGGGTTTGATTATTGGCAGCGAATGAAGAACCGTCGCTTTTCTTCAGATAAAGAACATCGGCTCCGTTTTGAAAAATGGCAGTGCCGTTTTCAAACAAAGGGTTAACAGCACTGTTGTTCAAGAACGCCCAATCCCCGGATGTCTGAGAGATTCCAGTCAGGGAATCAAAGGAGGCGACGAGCTCCGCATTTGCAACAGTAACCATCACGGCTGAAAATAAGACGGAGAAGATGTTGTTTTTTCTCATAACGGCGCGCTTTGTATCGGATTTAGAATCCGCGGTCAAGCTCTTAGTTTGAAGGGAAAGGATTTAAGAACAAATCCCGATGTTTTCCGAAGGGCTCCATGCCGGAGACGAAAACCTCTCAGCTTTTCATGTGAAGAAGAAGATTCCAGGGGAAGGAAAGAGCCATTTTTGTTATTTGTATCTTTTTGAAATACATAAATAATTTGCTTTCAATAATTTATTATCATCGCATTTATAATGAACGCACATTGCCTTTCAGAGAAGAAACGCTTTCTCCCCTGAAAATTTTTTACTATTAATGAAACCGCGGATTCTAAACCCGCGTAAGAAAAAGGATAAGACGGCTACCACGGCCGGCGCGCCATCCTGCGCATCCAGGCGACGCAGACGTTGAAAAAAGTCTCGGAAGATTTGTACAGGCAGGGTTACCTGCTGGAAATTGATGACGCCTACCGTCCCCATACCGCCGTGCTGGACATTTGCAAATGGGGAGCTGACGACGGGGATCAAAAGATGAAGTCCCGGTATTATCCCCATATTGACAAGGCCAAGGTGTTCGGAGACCACTATGTGCGCGATTTCTCGGAACATTCCCGGGGCGTGGCTGTGGATGTCTCCCTACTGTACGCCAGGACTGGCAAACCGGTGGACATGGGCGGCCATCATGACCTGCTGGATCCCAGTTCCGCCACGGACTCCACATTAGTGACTCCGTCCCAGCGCCGGAACAGGATGATTCTGAAAAAGGCTTTTGAAAAACAGGGTTTTGCCAATTATGCCCCGGAATGGTGGCATTACCGCCTGTTGAATGAGCCTGAACCTGCCCTGCATTATTACTTTCCCGTGTGGGACGGCGTGACTTCCGCGGTCAGGACATAAAAGAATTTTACACATCAATTTTTTTGTAAAAATTTGTTAGTTAGTTGATAGAATGATATTTTTTATATTTTGTGAAGGTTTTGTCCATGAGAATTTTCGTTCCAAGACAGAATGTGCCATTTCAGGGAATGAGCTCATAACGTGATACATTTCTTTGTTGAACGATAGAATGGTCGTATATCTCTGTAACGGGCTGTTCTTCATTTTTTATTAAAATGGGGAAAAGTTTCTGCGTTACAAAAAGTTAAAACATAACATAGAATAATATCATGTCAACTACAGTTGAATCCATTACTATTCCTTTCATTAAAATGAAAGAAAAGGAGGCCAAACCTGTTCCCGGCTATTTCATCTATGAAGATGAAACGGGAAATTCGCTTATGACCGCCCCTGTGCTAATTCCTATCAAGCAAAATGTCGAAGATCGTACTGAAACTTGGAAAGGTTATATTAAAGTAGAGAAATCTGAACGACATTATTTTCGTATCGACGGAGACGATATTTTGACCCTCAACATTCCTCATGCCAATGTTGATATCACAACTGGGGGAGGTTCTCTTTCCACCCAGACGGCAGAAGCCGTGCTGGAACGCGGTTTCTATTATTGCGAGTTGGTTTACCGTAATAATGCCTATACACCGACGGATAAGTCCTATGAAGGCTGCATCGCCATCATGAGTACCACGGGAATGCCGCCGGAAGGCAAGTATGTGAAGTACGATACCACCAAATCCGAACTTGCTTCAGGAACACCTATGACACTTCTGAAACTTGGAGAAGGATGCCGTATTGACTGGCCAGAACAAGCCGTACCTCTCGCTTATCCCATCACATGGTATGAATTGCGGCAAGATTCCAATGCTGTCCGATACCGTTACAATACGGGAACCATTTCTGAAATAACCGTTGATGAATTCAATGCAATGGCGCGAGTCATCTATGCGGAAGCCGATACGAAGGGTGCAGAAATGAAGGCTATTGCATCGGTGATGTTGAATCGTCTCGGCAACACGAAAGGGAATGCCTATCGAAATCCATTGTTGAGTATGTTGACGGAATTTGGCGAAATCAAAGACGGTAAGAATCCTAATTGGGCCTCTGTAACAGATCAGCAATATGCCAAGGTTGAAGGGGAGAAGTACAGGGATATTGACAGGCTGAGCTGTGAAAAACTGGAAGAAGCCAGAAAGGCGCTTCTTGAGGTTCTGAGCGGCGGCGTAACCGTTCCTTATGATGGATTTAGAACGGCAGGTACTACTCCCAAGCCTCATGTTACTATTGGAGGAACTGACTTTTTGACTGAAAAACAGTACCGGACCTGCACCGTCAAACCAGACGGATGGGATAATTTGTCTGTCTGGCCCGGTGGCCCTTTGGATAGATAAATCATTCTGAAGCATCATCAGGCGGATCAGGTGATTGAGACTTGATCCGTCTTTTTGATGAAGTAATATCTGGAAGATGAATGCCTCCTTGAAAACGTTTTTTTTCTCTTGCTGCACGGTTCCCCTTGTTGTGGCTTCTGACGCGCCTTCTCCTCTTGTCGATCATCCTCCGGTGGATGGCGCCGCCTTGCGTTTTCACAAGCAGGAGATGGCTTTTCTGGAAAACTGTTTCCGGGAGAATCCGGATAACAAAGTAATCTGGCAGGCGGACCATGAAGCCGCTTTAGTGTGGAGAACGCCCAGGGGCGCCAATTTCAACAGTTATGAATTTAAAGCCTTTCTGCGCCAGCAGGACGGTTCATTCAGAGAAATAGGAAGATATTCTGTTATGTCCGGTTATGGATATTGGGATGAAAAAAATATCCAGTTTTCCAATGAAGGTTTTAAGATTATTTTAATTGCGGATGGAGGGGCAACCCGTGCAAGCCATCAGTTCCATTATTCCCAACCTGCCGCTGTCTTTGTTTTCCGGTTGGGCCGTGAAGAGGGCAAATGTTCCAGCGAGGACGTGAGGATGAATAATGATTGTTGATTTCCAAACCGGTTTGTCCGTAATATAGGAGAGGAAAAGCGCAGTTTGGTCAATTCCTGGCTATTCCTTGACGAAGAGTTTTTTTGTTGCGGGCGTTTTGGCCGCCCGTATTTTTAATTAAAAGGCCGTTCCGCGGAAAAGGCGGAACGGCCTGAAAAGCGTTTATGCGCAGGAAATGTTAATGAGGCAGGCGGAAGTTGCGGTTGAACGCGGAAACTTCTTCCTTAAGCCGGGAGAAGCCGTCCGGATTCGGGCATACCTGGTCGCCTACGTACAGGGCCAGCGCACGGGCAATGAATTCGGCCACCTGTTCCACGTCTTTTTCCTTCATGCCGCGGGTGGTTACGGCAGGCGTGCCGATGCGGATGCCGGAGGGTTTCATGGGAGAACCCGTGTCAAACGGGATGGCGTTCTTGTTTACGGTGATGCCTACGCGGTCCAGGGCTTCCTGCGCGTCTGCGCCGTTAATGCCCTTGTTGCGGAGATCTACCATGAATACGTGGTTGTCCGTGCCGTTGGAGACGACGCGGAAGCCGAGTTCCGCCATTTTGGCCGCCATGGCCTTGGCGTTTTTGACAACCTGGGCCGCATAGTCCTTGAATTCGGGCTTCAGAGCTTCCCCGAAACAGGCCGCCTTGGCGGCAATGATGTGCATGAGGGGACCGCCCTGCATTCCGGGGAAGACGGCCGCATCCAGTTTTTTGGCGTATTCCTCCTTGCAGATGACGAAGCCGCCGCGGGGGCCGCGCAGGGATTTATGCGTGGTGGAGGAGACGAAGTCCGCATGGGGAACCGGATTCGGGTGCTGCCCCCCGGCCACCAGGCCCGCGATGTGGGCCATGTCCACGAACAGGTAGGCACCGCAGGCCCTGGCAATCTGGCCCATGCGTTCAAAGTCTATTGTGCGTGAGTAGGCGCTTGCTCCCGCCGTGATCATTTGCGGCTTCACCTCCAGAGCCAGTTTTTCCAAAGCGTCATAGTCAATAGCTTCTGTTTCCTGGGATACGCCGTAGTGAACCACATTGTACAGTTTGCCGGAGAAGTTGGCCCTGTGCCCGTGGGTGAGGTGGCCGCCGTGGGAGAGATCCATCGTGAGAATGGTGTCGCCCGGTTTCAGGACAGAGAAGTAAACGGCCATGTTGGCCTGGGAACCGGAGTGGGGCTGCACGTTGGCATGATCCCCGCCGAAAATTTTCAGCACGCGGTCAATGGCGAGCTGTTCCACTTTGTCCACCACCTCGCAGCCGCCATACCAGCGCTTGCCGGGATAGCCTTCCGCGTATTTGTTGGTCAGCAGGGAACCCTGGGCTTCCCGGACGGAGGGGGAAGTGAAGTTTTCGGAGGCAATCAGCTCAATGTTGTTGCTTTCCCGGCGCCCTTCCTCCTGGATGAGGGCCGCCAGTTCCGGATCCGTCCATTGCAGGGGGCTGCCGGAGGATTTAACGACGCGGCGTTCATGGCGTCCGCCTTCAAAGTCAGCATGCAGCCAGGCGTCCAGGACGTCTTCCACACTTTCATTGTCCACATAGGCGGAAGCCAGGCAGAGCAGGTTGGAATCATTGTGCTGGCGGGAGAGGGCCGCAGCAGGGGCCGTGCGGCAGAGGGCGGCGCGGACGCCCACCCAGCGGTTGGCGGCAATGCTCATGCCGATGCCGGACCGGCAGATAAGGATGCCGCGGTCATTGGTGCCGTCAGCAATGCTGCTTGCGACTGCATTGGCGTAGTCGGAATAATCACAGGAATTTTTGGTCATGGTTCCCATGTCGGTCACTTCATGACCCCATGCCTTGAGGAGTTCTGCTACGGTTTCCTTGAGATCGACTCCGGCGTGATCCGCGCCGATGGCAATTTTGTATGTCGTATTCATGGTGGTGCTCATTGCTGACGGGCAAAAATACTGCCTTATTTCCCTCCGGCTGGCAAGCCCCGGATTCATTCCAGGCCGTTCGGAGGGCTCGGCTTCCGGGATTGACCCCGGAAAAAAGAACCCCGGTCCCCTGAATGGGGCCGGGGCGGTAAGGGGGCAAGCGAGGAGCGTGCCGTTATTTTCCGGAGGATTCCAGCTTCAGCATATCCTGGACGATGTTGATGCCTTCCCGGAGTTCCGGATCAAGGCCGGAGGGGTATTCCGGGGAGTCGTCCAGTTCTGCCGTGGGGTCTTCCGCCAGGTGCATGAATTGTTCATTGTCCTTGTCCGGATCTGCCAGAGGCAGCTCCCTGGCGTTGACGTCGTCCAGCGTCAGGCGGTAAATTTTGTATTTGGTAGCGTCTTCCTTGGCCATTTCCGCGAAGCGGATTTTGCGTTCCTTGTTGATGGATTTGCGGCGTTCTTCCAGGGCGGAGTTTTCCTGTTCCCGGGTTTTTTTGTTCAGAGAAAGCTTGTTGTCCTTGATGCGCTGTTTCATCATGGCGATGTCTTCCCTGGCGATCTGGAGGTCGCGGTCTTTTTCCACGCGCTTCGCGCTGGCGTCTTTCAGCGTGGGCAGCATGGCCGCGATGGAGGAGTCCTTTTTGTAGTTGGTGCAGGGCGTGATCTGGTCATAGGGCATCGCGTAGTCCAGAATGTCTTCTCCCAGTTCAAATGCCGTCGTAGCGGTGGGAAGCTGGATGTCGCTTTCCACGCCTTTGAGCTGGGTGGAGCCGCCCGCCACCCGGTAGAATTTCTGGGTGGTGACTTTCAGCAGGCCCGCGCGGTCCCTGGCCGCGAAGAAAGGCAGGTACTGGCCGATGTCCACAGGCTGCTGCACGGACCCCTTCCCGAAGGTGGAGTCATCCCCCACGATTACGGCGCGGCCGTAATCCTGAAGGGCCGCAGCCAGAATTTCAGAGGCGGACGCGCTGAGTTTGTTGATGAGCACCACAATGGGGCCGTTGAAGAGTTTCTGGCGATTGTGGGCGGATTTAATATCCACGTTGCCGCGGGTGTCCTTGATTTGCACCACGGGGCCGTTTCCGGTAAAGAAACCCGTCATCAGGCGCACTTCTTCCAGGGAGCCGCCTCCGTTGCTGCGCAGGTCGATTACCAGGCCGTCCACATTTTCCTTGTTCATCCGTTCCAGGATTTTTTTGACGTCCTTGGCGCAGCGGCGGTCTCCGCCTTCCATGTCTGCATAGAAGGAGGGAAGGCTCAGCACGCCAATGCGGTTCCTGCCTTCCGGAGCTCCGGTAAGTTCAATGATTTCACCTTTGGCAAGTTCATCCTTCAGAGGAACCTTGGAGCGGGTCAAAGTAATGATTTTGGCCTGTCCGGGGGCGTCCGCAGGTTCTACCTTCAGGCGCATCCGGGTATTTTCGGCTCCGCGGATCATATCCACCACCTTGTCCAGCTTCATGAACAGGATATCCACCATTTCTCCGGAGTTGTCGGAGTCAATGGCAACGATACGGTCGTTCAGCTTCAGTTCTCCGGATTTGTCAGCCGGTCCGCCCACGACGATACCGGTAATTTTGGTGGAACCGTCGTCTTCACTTCCCAGCAGGGCGCCGATGCCGGTGAGTTCCGTTCCCATGGAAATCTTGAAGCGGTCCACCTGGCGCGCGCCCATGTAATCCGTATGCGGGTCATACGTCAGGGCTACGGCGCTGAGCAGTGTTTCCGCCACGTCTTCCAGATCCGTTTCCTGAATATTGCGCTGGATGCGTTCATAACGCATAAGCAGTTTTTCCTCCGCGGGCTTTTCATTGGCCAGGGGATCGGGCTTGTTCTGTTCCTTGGCCAGGCGCGCTACGGTTTCACGGCGCAGGATTTCAGACAGGAGCTGTTCTTCCACCATGTCTTTCCAGACCTGCTGCATTTCCGCCTCATTCCTGGGCCAGGAGGCTGTTTTGCGGCGGGAACGTTCGATAGACTTGTCTTTATCAAAGGTGAAGCCTCCCTTTTTCAGCAAATCCCGCGCATAGGAGATGCGCTGCATGGCGCGCTGGCGGTACAGGGCGTGCATGGCCTGGGCCGCATCCATCATCTGGCCGGACATCAGGTAGTCGTCCAGCTCCTTGCCGTATTTTCTTTTGAGGGCGTCTACGTCCTGCTGGGTGAAGAATATTTTGTTGGGGTCTACCTTGCGCAGGTAGGTTTCCAGGAATTTGGCGGATAGTTCATCGCTGAATTCCTTGCGGGAGAAGTGGAAGTTCTGGAGCAGAAGGGACATTTGCTTGCCCACCTGGTTGAAGTCCGTAGCCGCAGAGGCGCAGGAAGTGATGGCTGCTGCGGCCAGGGCCGAGAACGCGGTGAGTCTGATCCAACGGAATGAGTGCATGTTCATAACGGAAAAGGGTGCGTTTTTTCCCATTTGGGGAAAAGCTGGCGCTGGGATGTGAGTGTTACTGATTTGCAGGTGATTGTCTATCTTATAAAACGTCCACATGACGCTATTTTGCTCTCCTTGTTTCCGGAAGGGGGGCAGGAGTAAATGGAACCCGGTTCATCCGTAAATGTCTGACGGCGGCGGGAGCGG
This region of Akkermansia muciniphila genomic DNA includes:
- a CDS encoding SGNH/GDSL hydrolase family protein, with the translated sequence MKRSLFLLSCIASGIFSTAAAADPGGVIFIGDSITQGGSFLAGKVASYRYSLFKNFVDNGIRYNPMGTTQGAAMGTDVSSQTPDYMGVQFSNVSESAASGRSYQYAGHEANAMYRQDPGTVMPEKNRGPLSVKLGLENPFTQSSEQFYDGTSLVTYTGDTYQSLYGDVKASTACIMIGINDLYDMSQKGYAQTHEQIVENIQRIVTTLQEYNPDMNVVVMGCLPVGSNNGALGAGVNNVSNYNNLLQQAVSGWSTATSSVQYADVSQGFYASNGAMIDTIRGAHPNAQGELIVAGNIARVLGVGQRTMGLERRSGANLTFHADLSTTSPVVKNASGAVLGTFTHASSGADNLWSSNGSTLSFSSPQNTSDWLRLALPANTAGEARTITLSIQLSMVHDEVTPGSNFLTVFLGDGLYGAGLLAIGEDGIYWGNGSSGTLLYGAAYDDANSHFMTQGIHDLRIVISGATEDGSKGLFQIWLDGQLIGENRTPTLGNYYQNDILLAKRTSSESTHANIYGVSLEMGTAFAPIPEPASASLGIVGMAFLIWKRRRAVCH
- a CDS encoding M15 family metallopeptidase, which codes for MKTCVAAACGMFLLLVSCSGSREFKPAFNQPLQPVMQPGFVYVDQVAPLVKTDLKYAGYDNFVGRPLDGYHGRRAILRIQAAQALKKVSEDLYRQGYLLEIDDAYRPHTAVLDICKWGADDGDQKMKSRYYPHIDKAKVFGDHYVRDFSEHSRGVAVDVSLLYARTGKPVDMGGHHDLLDPSSATDSTLVTPSQRRNRMILKKAFEKQGFANYAPEWWHYRLLNEPEPALHYYFPVWDGMASAGQP
- a CDS encoding carboxy terminal-processing peptidase; amino-acid sequence: MNMHSFRWIRLTAFSALAAAAITSCASAATDFNQVGKQMSLLLQNFHFSRKEFSDELSAKFLETYLRKVDPNKIFFTQQDVDALKRKYGKELDDYLMSGQMMDAAQAMHALYRQRAMQRISYARDLLKKGGFTFDKDKSIERSRRKTASWPRNEAEMQQVWKDMVEEQLLSEILRRETVARLAKEQNKPDPLANEKPAEEKLLMRYERIQRNIQETDLEDVAETLLSAVALTYDPHTDYMGARQVDRFKISMGTELTGIGALLGSEDDGSTKITGIVVGGPADKSGELKLNDRIVAIDSDNSGEMVDILFMKLDKVVDMIRGAENTRMRLKVEPADAPGQAKIITLTRSKVPLKDELAKGEIIELTGAPEGRNRIGVLSLPSFYADMEGGDRRCAKDVKKILERMNKENVDGLVIDLRSNGGGSLEEVRLMTGFFTGNGPVVQIKDTRGNVDIKSAHNRQKLFNGPIVVLINKLSASASEILAAALQDYGRAVIVGDDSTFGKGSVQQPVDIGQYLPFFAARDRAGLLKVTTQKFYRVAGGSTQLKGVESDIQLPTATTAFELGEDILDYAMPYDQITPCTNYKKDSSIAAMLPTLKDASAKRVEKDRDLQIAREDIAMMKQRIKDNKLSLNKKTREQENSALEERRKSINKERKIRFAEMAKEDATKYKIYRLTLDDVNARELPLADPDKDNEQFMHLAEDPTAELDDSPEYPSGLDPELREGINIVQDMLKLESSGK
- a CDS encoding LamG-like jellyroll fold domain-containing protein — its product is MVTVANAELVASFDSLTGISQTSGDWAFLNNSAVNPLFENGTAIFQNGADVLYLKKSDGSSFAANNQTLTMTISGLQPGGNSGNTLNALFTSSNTWGLCLSSSDQSKMTGMWNNVQWSNANNRAISIPEGTFTLTVTMGTKNGQNGTLLYINGQEEAFISGLYGSSLNTNQYCIGNNSSGNQGTSFTLHNLYLHDTRLTAEEVADFYAEIVPEPATATLGLLGLGILCFNRRRRA
- the rpiB gene encoding ribose 5-phosphate isomerase B, yielding MNTTYKIAIGADHAGVDLKETVAELLKAWGHEVTDMGTMTKNSCDYSDYANAVASSIADGTNDRGILICRSGIGMSIAANRWVGVRAALCRTAPAAALSRQHNDSNLLCLASAYVDNESVEDVLDAWLHADFEGGRHERRVVKSSGSPLQWTDPELAALIQEEGRRESNNIELIASENFTSPSVREAQGSLLTNKYAEGYPGKRWYGGCEVVDKVEQLAIDRVLKIFGGDHANVQPHSGSQANMAVYFSVLKPGDTILTMDLSHGGHLTHGHRANFSGKLYNVVHYGVSQETEAIDYDALEKLALEVKPQMITAGASAYSRTIDFERMGQIARACGAYLFVDMAHIAGLVAGGQHPNPVPHADFVSSTTHKSLRGPRGGFVICKEEYAKKLDAAVFPGMQGGPLMHIIAAKAACFGEALKPEFKDYAAQVVKNAKAMAAKMAELGFRVVSNGTDNHVFMVDLRNKGINGADAQEALDRVGITVNKNAIPFDTGSPMKPSGIRIGTPAVTTRGMKEKDVEQVAEFIARALALYVGDQVCPNPDGFSRLKEEVSAFNRNFRLPH